From Pseudoxanthomonas sp. CF385, a single genomic window includes:
- the murJ gene encoding murein biosynthesis integral membrane protein MurJ, translating into MSGKLLRSAAIFSSMTFLSRLSGLVRDQVYAHVFGAGGMMDAFFVAFRIPNFMRRLSAEGSFSMAFVPVLAEYKATRSPEEVKALIDRVTGTLAAALLVLTAIVILLAPQIARLIAPNFDAAQMQVLTDLLRITFPYALFISLASLAGGILNSYQRFAIPALSPVLMNLSMIAAAVGLAPLMDYSVMVLGWGVFAAGVLQLGFQLPSLARLGLLPRPRLDFAHAGVRKILTLMVPTLFGSSVAQFNLLLNTWVAALLISGSVSWLYYSDRLLEFPLGMFGVAIGTVILPHLSSRHAETDPEGYSKGLDWGFRLCLLIGLPACAGLILCAQPLLATLFQYGKFDATDVQMASWSLMAQSIAVPAFLLVKVLAPAFYSRQDTRTPVKAAVVAVLTNALCTLLFFAAMLYGTEPGRQALQATGGDLKQALGQVQGAHALLALAIAVAGWVNALQLAWLLRKAGVYRRQPGWGRFLRQIGVATVAMTLVVLAFRVLWPDWTPWAWWDRGWRLAVMVGAGGALYAGLLWVQGIRPRDLRGH; encoded by the coding sequence ATGAGCGGGAAGCTCCTGCGCTCCGCCGCCATCTTCAGCTCCATGACCTTCTTGTCCCGGCTCTCGGGACTGGTCCGGGATCAAGTCTACGCCCATGTGTTCGGTGCGGGCGGGATGATGGATGCCTTCTTCGTGGCGTTCAGGATCCCGAACTTCATGCGCCGGCTGTCGGCCGAAGGCTCGTTCTCGATGGCCTTCGTCCCGGTTTTGGCCGAGTACAAGGCCACCCGGAGCCCGGAGGAGGTCAAGGCCCTGATCGACCGGGTCACCGGCACTCTGGCCGCGGCACTGCTGGTGCTGACCGCCATCGTGATCCTGCTGGCTCCGCAGATCGCCCGCCTGATCGCGCCGAACTTCGACGCCGCGCAGATGCAGGTGCTGACCGACCTGCTGCGGATCACCTTCCCCTATGCCTTGTTCATCTCGCTGGCATCGCTGGCGGGCGGCATCCTCAACAGCTACCAGCGGTTCGCCATCCCCGCGCTGTCGCCGGTGCTGATGAACCTGTCCATGATCGCCGCCGCCGTCGGGCTGGCGCCGCTGATGGACTACTCGGTGATGGTGCTGGGCTGGGGCGTGTTCGCCGCGGGCGTGCTCCAGTTGGGCTTCCAGCTGCCGTCGCTGGCCCGCCTGGGCCTGCTGCCGCGCCCGAGGCTGGACTTCGCCCATGCCGGCGTCCGCAAGATCCTGACCCTGATGGTGCCCACGCTGTTCGGCTCATCGGTGGCCCAGTTCAACCTGCTGCTCAATACGTGGGTGGCGGCGCTGCTCATCAGCGGCAGCGTCAGCTGGCTGTACTACAGCGACCGCCTGCTGGAGTTCCCGCTGGGGATGTTCGGCGTGGCGATCGGCACGGTGATCCTGCCGCATCTGTCCAGCCGCCATGCCGAGACCGATCCTGAGGGGTACTCGAAAGGCCTGGACTGGGGTTTCCGCCTCTGCCTGCTGATCGGCCTGCCCGCCTGCGCCGGGCTGATCCTGTGTGCGCAGCCGCTGCTGGCCACGCTGTTCCAGTACGGCAAGTTCGACGCCACCGACGTGCAGATGGCCAGTTGGAGCCTGATGGCGCAGTCCATCGCCGTACCGGCCTTCCTGCTGGTGAAGGTGTTGGCGCCGGCGTTCTACTCGCGTCAAGACACCCGCACGCCCGTGAAGGCGGCCGTGGTGGCGGTCCTGACGAATGCGCTGTGCACCCTGCTGTTCTTCGCCGCGATGCTTTACGGCACCGAGCCGGGCCGGCAGGCCCTGCAGGCCACGGGCGGCGACCTGAAGCAGGCCCTGGGCCAAGTGCAGGGCGCGCATGCGCTGCTGGCGCTGGCCATTGCGGTGGCCGGCTGGGTGAATGCGCTGCAGCTGGCTTGGCTGCTACGCAAGGCGGGCGTGTACCGGCGGCAGCCCGGCTGGGGCCGGTTCCTCCGCCAGATCGGCGTGGCGACGGTGGCGATGACGCTGGTGGTGTTGGCCTTCCGCGTGCTCTGGCCGGACTGGACCCCGTGGGCCTGGTGGGACCGTGGCTGGCGCCTGGCGGTGATGGTGGGCGCGGGGGGCGCGCTGTATGCCGGCCTGCTGTGGGTGCAGGGCATCCGTCCCCGAGACCTGCGTGGCCATTGA